In Corylus avellana chromosome ca8, CavTom2PMs-1.0, the genomic stretch TCGTTATCTGCGTTACAGACTCTGTAAGaaaatggtttcttttgcttgtTTACATGAATCAAATTCAAGACCTTCATCATTAGATACTGTATTTGGTAGTAGATTTTTCGATTAGTCTTTGCAATTCATTCCTGATTACCAGAGTCTTCATATAGGGATCTATCATCCAACAAGCTCATGACAGGACCACTACCACAAGCAATTGGGAATTTGAAGAACCTATCATCCTTGTGAGGAAATATTGAGTTTATTAACTGATTGGTATGTTTAAAATCCTTGAAGTTAACCAGTTGGATTTCTTTATGCACTCCAGATGCCTGACTGGTTGTGGATTCTCTGGTCCTATTCCAAACGAAATCGGATCTCTGCAGCAGCTACTTTATCTGTAAGGCCATTTCATATTGtacttcttttattgttttactGCAATGGAAAAAAACACATTCAGTTCCCTATGGATACTAATGCTTTGGATGAGGTTGTATAATGTTTTGCTTagtctcttttcattttcattcttaCTTTCTAACTTTTTAAGTGCATTTTTATCTCTGTTGCACTCACACTAAGTTTTGGAACTATTCGTTGCTGTTAATTGCAGAGCTCTGACTTCTAACAGATTCTCTGGACCAATTCCAAATTCAATTGGTAATCTATCCAATCTCTATTACTTGGACCTCACTGACAACCAGCTTAGTGGATCCATCCCAGTCTCTAGTGGGACTATACCCGGTCTTGATATGCTACTTCAAACGAGGCACTTGTATGTCAAGTTTTGCCATAATTTCAATcttgttaattcttttttgcACTACCATTTTGTTTTCAGTAATTAAGAACCATCTAAGCTTCCTTCATTATCTAAACAGTCATCTTGGAAAGAACCAGCTTTCGGGCACAGTTCCGCCTCAACTTTTCAGCTCAAATATGAATGCCATACATGTGTAAGCTCTATTAAACTGTCCATTTTCAAGAACTTGTAATTATAGCTTAAGTGGCTGAGAAAAACCAGAGTAAATGTCTTCAGTATGGAAATTGAGGAATGGGACTTTTTGTTTCAATATCTAAATAGTTACACGAACACTGTCAATTATAGACATTAATTTTATACTtgctaatatttttcttttctgggcAGGCTtttagataataataatttatctgGTATCATCCCATCCACCCTTGGACTTGTGCAGACCTTGGAGGTGGTGTGAGTATCTGTTTCACATACTCATAGTTGTGAACTTCTGTCAAGTTTTTTCTACTAATTGTCATGTTTTGGCTGCAGACGCTTGGATAGAAATTCACTAAATGGGTCTGTGCCTTCAAATATCAGTAATCTTGCAAATCTTCATGAGCTGTAAGCAGACAAGATAAACATACCAATTAAAGCTTTAAACTCGTTGCTGAGAAGTTTTTTCACTTATTAAGATAGGCTTATTGTTATCTGTTTGCAGGGCCTTGTCCAACAATAGCCTGACTGGCCCAATGCCCAACCTTACTGGCATGAACCTGCTGAACTATGTGTAAGTAGTAATAGTTATATTATACTGACTGAATTTCACACTAGGGTGGAGGTAAGTAGGTATAGTCGGACTGTGACATCCCACATTGCCTTGGTGTGAAAAAAAGATGATgtatttatatggaatatgctttctctaaatggtatgagacattttggggtaaacccaataataaaatcgtGCGGGCTTGATctaaagcggacaatatcatatcatttagggCGGAGTGTTACACTCTCTGTATTAGAGAAGATTGTCAGTTAGAaggttatttcttttttgtactTCAGAGAAAATATTAGTAATCAGAGACACAAATCTGTTTTGATAACTATGTTTACTATTTTTGTTATCAATTTCATTCTTTGACTGAAACATAATCTGCAGGGATATGGGCAATAACAGCTTTGATATTTCTGAGGTTCCTCCTTGGCTTTCTTCCTTACAGTCTTTGACAACATTGTATGTTTTACTCACCCCTCCTCCATACTCTATGTTTTTGTGGGTGtgtgaatttaattaataatttggtCAAGCAAAAAGAATTTTGGAAGTGTTAAGTATTCATAAACATACTTGCCTTGTATGGCAGAATGATGGAACACACACAACTTGAAGGACCAATTCCTGCTAACCTTTTCAGCCTTCCCAATCTACAGATAGTGTGAGTATCAGCTTGATCTCAAGTATCACCaccattcaattttatttttgttgagacTTGATTGTCTGATATGTGGGACAGGGAACTGAGCAACAACCATCTCAATGGCACCCTGAATATTGGTACAACATATAGCAACCTATTGCAAAGCATCGATTTGCAGAACAATTCTATCACTAACTTTGATCCAATAACTGGAGGAAACAACATCACCATATTGTAAGCTCTACAATTATCTTGATCATTTCTTCTTTGTTACAATGTTACAGAATTGTAAGCTTTTTGATTACTTGCATTTATCTGAAACATTTTGCAGACTTGAAGGTAATCCAACTTGTGAGAACACAGATCAAAAGACAGAGAGTTACTGCAATTCTTCCCAATCAAGTTCCACAAATTCGATTGCACGAAACAACTGTTTGCAAGTTTCCTGCAGTTCGGATCAGGTTGCCAGCCCCAAGTGCAATTGTGCCTATCCATACCAGGGCACTCTATTCTTCAGAGCTCTATCCTCCTTAGACTTGGGAAATTCAAGTTACTATGTAGCTGTAGAGGAGTCACTCATGCAAACTTTTCAATCCTATGATCTTCCAGTGGATTCAGTTTCTCTGAGTAATCCCACCATAGACTCATTTGGTTACCTTGGATTGAGCCTGCAAGTTTTCCCATCAGGAGATGACCGTTTCAATAAAACCGGAATTACTATGATTGGATATGTTCTTAACAACTTGAGTTTCCGCCCGCCACGTCTCTTTGGGCCCTATTTTCTTATTGCATCTATATATGATTACTATGCAGGTAATTCTGAGTTTGACAGTGAACTGAAAATTAATAGTCATGATGTTTGCTCATTACATTCTCTCTGTCTCCATTGTGGTACATACAGGATCAAATAAAAACGTAAGCAGCGGAATTATAATTGGAGCAGCAGTTGGTGGTTCTATCCTCCTGTTATTACTAGTCCTTGCAGGAGTATATGCTTTCCACCAAAAGAAAAGAGCAAAAAGAGCTACTGAACAGAATAATCCCTTTGGTAAGATAGGCATAATTTTAGAATTAGCACCTTGTAGTTAATCATGTGGATTTTCTACAGACTTATTAGTGCTATCATGTCACACAAATGCAGCAAATTGGGATGTGAATATGGGAAGTGGTGGTGTTCCCCAATTGAAAGGAGCCAGGCGGTTCTCTTATGAAGAGCTTAAGAAATACACCAACAATTTTTCGGAAGCGAATGGTATTGGATCTGGAGGTTATGGGAaggttgattttcattgtcTCTCATCAGAATCAAATCATTATTTACATactaaaaagaatatttttgcTTTTCTGAAACTTGATTCCTTAggaaaggaatatatatatatatatatatttgtttttcaaagaaTTTTTTCTACTTAAAACAAACTTACAACCTTCTCACAATGTTCCATCTGTGAACATTTGTACAGGTCTATAGGGGAACTCTTTCCACTGGGAAACTGATTGCCATCAAACGAGCTCAAAGAGATTCTATGCAGGGAGGCCATGAATTCAAAACTGAGATTGAACTTCTATCAAGGGTCCATCACAAGAATCTTGTCATCCTTGAGGGTTTCTGTTTTGAGAAAGCTGAACAAATGCTGGTATACGAGCATGTACCAAATGGTACTGTGATGGATAGTCTTTCAGGTACTTCCATCCATTTCTTCACATTCTCCTCTCAATATAAGTTCTGGAAAAGGTTGAAACTTACATTGCAAATTGAATTCTTCAGTTTTATTGTCTATTAACAAGCCTATTTGGAGACATCTTTCTTGAAACTAACAGATGACGTGCCTATTAACTTTTCTGCAAAAGGTTTCTAAGATcacaaacatttttcttttatttgataacaTGCATGTCTTCATTGCAGGGAAGTCGAGAATCAGGTTGGATTGGATGGGGAGACTTAATGTAGCCATTGGTACAGCTAGGGGCCTGGTCTATCTGCATGAACATGCGAATCCTCCCATTATACATAGGGACATCAAATCAAGTAACATCCTACTGGATGAAAGTTTAAATGCAAAAGTTGCAGATTTTGGACTCTCCAAGCCTAAGGTTGACAGCGAAAGGAATTATGTCAGCACTCAAGTTAAAGGAACACTGGTGAGTATATAACATCCTAAGACGTGTGCTGACATTTAGGCACCAcctgttaaagtaatgattaagttattaaatttatcactttttatcagtttaagtttttaggataattgataatttaagatGGTATCATAACCAAAAGTCTTGTAATCGAACCTCCACTTCGTCAAttcaccccatttaaattaaatattcaacgtgTTAGGCCTCAACTATTAAAGAGTGTTTGAACCCATTCCTGAGGAagagtgttaaactaatgattgaGTGACTAAATTTACCTCTTACTaccagcttaaacttttgagataactgataatttaacaccaCCCACAGAAAAgttttatgcatgcttgcacGTGCGCATGCACCACACACACCCACTTATATTACTGCCATAACCACCATGTAATTAATTGGTGGGAAAGAGGTGTGCAATTTATGATCCTGCATGTTGAACTAAAACAtgaaacacatttttcaaatctCTAGCTAAGTGGATTAAAGGCTTGTATTTGTTGCAGATTTCACAACATTGCACGAAAATTTAATGTGGACTATGgattttcttcattgttttaGGGCTACATGGATCCCGNNNNNNNNNNNNNNNNNNNNNNNNNNNNNNNNNNNNNNNNNNNNNNNNNNNNNNNNNNNNNNNNNNNNNNNNNNNNNNNNNNNNNNNNNNNNNNNNNNNNNNNNNNNNNNNNNNNNNNNNNNNNNNNNNNNNNNNNNNNNNNNNNNNNNNNNNNNNNNNNNNNNNNNNNNNNNNNNNNNNNNNNNNNNNNNNNNNNNNNNNNNNNNNNNNNNNNNNNNNNNNNNNNNNNNNNNNNNNNNNNNNNNNNNNNNNNNNNNNNNNNNNNNNNNNNNNNNNNNNNNNNNNNNNNNNNNNNNAAAATTATGCAGCTTTCTGGGTTGAACTCCAATGCTGAATCCGCATCAACTTCAGAAACTTTTGAGGCTGCTAGTAAGGGCCATTCCCACCACCCGTACAGTAATGATGGCTTTGATTATAGTGGCTCATTCCCTGCTCCGAGATAGTTaatattatttcacaatttAGAACGCTTAACTTGGTAGCAAATATAGTTGTTTCCTTGTATATGGCACTTATATGGGGAGTAAAATGCAATTTGTTAGTTCATTGAATTTATCTCCATTATTAAACTTTTCTTTCATTATTCTCATACAGAATCCATAAATTTTATCTTATCAAACTTgtacctcttttcttttcttttttttgttggaaaaatgcaaaattggNNNNNNNNNNNNNNNNNNNNNNNNNNNNNNNNNNNNNNNNNNNNNNNNNNNNNNNNNNNNNNNNNNNNNNNNNNNNNNNNNNNNNNNNNNNNNNNNNNNNATTTTTacgaccttgaggacaaggtcgaTTTAAAGAGGGATGGAAAATATTATGTGTAGTCATTGTTAGGTAGTGGGTCTGTTATAAAGTATTATCAATTAGGTTATTTAgttcattaatgttttatagttgttttattattttaatattgttgtgcGGGTAGGActcttatgttatgtttatctgttttatcttgttatttgttatttggatAGGATTAGATTTCCccattttaaatgaa encodes the following:
- the LOC132190815 gene encoding leucine-rich repeat receptor protein kinase HPCA1-like — its product is MDQRSKVLLLLVFIKFFLIAAETDQNDAAALRALGSSWENTPSNWVGFDPCGGWIGIKCINSRVTSITLTNMDLTGQLSGDIGSLSALQTLDLSSNKLMTGPLPQAIGNLKNLSSLCLTGCGFSGPIPNEIGSLQQLLYLALTSNRFSGPIPNSIGNLSNLYYLDLTDNQLSGSIPVSSGTIPGLDMLLQTRHFHLGKNQLSGTVPPQLFSSNMNAIHVLLDNNNLSGIIPSTLGLVQTLEVVRLDRNSLNGSVPSNISNLANLHELALSNNSLTGPMPNLTGMNLLNYVDMGNNSFDISEVPPWLSSLQSLTTLMMEHTQLEGPIPANLFSLPNLQIVELSNNHLNGTLNIGTTYSNLLQSIDLQNNSITNFDPITGGNNITILLEGNPTCENTDQKTESYCNSSQSSSTNSIARNNCLQVSCSSDQVASPKCNCAYPYQGTLFFRALSSLDLGNSSYYVAVEESLMQTFQSYDLPVDSVSLSNPTIDSFGYLGLSLQVFPSGDDRFNKTGITMIGYVLNNLSFRPPRLFGPYFLIASIYDYYAGSNKNVSSGIIIGAAVGGSILLLLLVLAGVYAFHQKKRAKRATEQNNPFANWDVNMGSGGVPQLKGARRFSYEELKKYTNNFSEANGIGSGGYGKVYRGTLSTGKLIAIKRAQRDSMQGGHEFKTEIELLSRVHHKNLVILEGFCFEKAEQMLVYEHVPNGTVMDSLSGKSRIRLDWMGRLNVAIGTARGLVYLHEHANPPIIHRDIKSSNILLDESLNAKVADFGLSKPKVDSERNYVSTQVKGTLGYMDPLSGLNSNAESASTSETFEAASKGHSHHPYSNDGFDYSGSFPAPR